From the Exiguobacterium aurantiacum genome, one window contains:
- a CDS encoding glycerophosphodiester phosphodiesterase — translation MKLYAHRGVMARYPENTMSAFRAAVDAKADGIEADVHMTKDGELVLIHDETINRTTDGQGRIADMTLAELRAVNVGVMCGANDRIPTLEELIDLCRGTALRLNLEVKTDIERYPGIEERLIDSLRDQHVPAEQVVFSSFNHATLNRLHQLAPEFECAVLLAQPLYEIVAYCKEVGATSVHPHVRTLTDDEILHLQYVGLAIRPYTVKTVPDLERFRRLEVDAVFVNDIDWAKAYSTP, via the coding sequence ATGAAACTATACGCACATCGTGGTGTGATGGCGCGCTATCCCGAGAACACGATGTCGGCATTCCGGGCCGCGGTCGACGCCAAGGCCGACGGGATCGAAGCGGACGTCCATATGACGAAAGACGGAGAACTCGTCCTCATCCATGACGAGACGATCAATCGGACGACGGACGGTCAGGGTCGGATCGCCGATATGACGCTCGCAGAACTGCGAGCGGTCAATGTGGGTGTCATGTGTGGCGCCAATGATCGTATCCCGACGCTGGAAGAACTGATTGACCTGTGCCGAGGGACAGCGCTTCGCCTCAATCTCGAGGTCAAGACCGATATCGAGCGATATCCCGGCATCGAAGAGCGTCTAATCGACAGCCTCCGTGACCAACACGTCCCCGCCGAGCAGGTCGTGTTCTCCTCCTTTAACCATGCGACGCTGAACCGGTTGCACCAGCTGGCTCCCGAGTTCGAATGCGCCGTTCTACTGGCTCAACCGCTCTACGAAATCGTCGCCTACTGTAAGGAAGTCGGGGCGACGTCCGTCCACCCGCACGTCCGGACATTGACCGACGATGAAATCCTCCACCTGCAATATGTAGGGCTTGCTATCCGGCCCTATACCGTCAAAACGGTGCCTGACCTCGAACGGTTCCGCCGGCTCGAGGTCGATGCGGTGTTCGTGAACGACATCGATTGGGCCAAAGCATATTCGACCCCGTAA
- a CDS encoding D-alanyl-D-alanine carboxypeptidase family protein, translating into MRRLTVSLAMIGLLAIIPALIGFKQESEPKAATPAPAAVPVKAGPSFPEIPIKEWTHQPIAPPDTADFLVGSMAFVNLTDGQILVDKNASERVFPASTTKLMTALLAYETAVDKNELDKDVVTVKQSTLEIPWDSHIVHLAVGDRLTVRQALYATLLESGNDAANSLAEYVSGSTSEFVDLMNARSKVLGLTGTQFKNAHGYSDPEHFTTALDMAKITYAFGTYPELVEIAGTYEYEAKFVDQAGDLKRRWWYHLGSAVNERSIHYSELVTATKTGYTDESGYTMVFLMERDSKQYALVTMQAKSGQTFPTMRSVEQIAFGIPHE; encoded by the coding sequence ATGAGACGACTGACCGTCAGCCTCGCCATGATCGGACTCCTAGCCATCATCCCTGCCTTGATTGGCTTCAAACAAGAGTCAGAACCGAAAGCCGCGACACCAGCTCCGGCAGCGGTTCCCGTCAAAGCGGGACCGAGCTTCCCGGAGATCCCGATCAAGGAATGGACACATCAACCGATAGCACCACCTGATACGGCTGATTTTCTCGTCGGGTCGATGGCATTCGTCAATTTGACGGACGGTCAGATTTTAGTTGATAAGAACGCATCGGAGCGGGTCTTTCCCGCCAGTACAACAAAATTGATGACGGCACTCCTCGCCTATGAGACAGCGGTCGACAAGAACGAGCTCGACAAAGACGTCGTCACCGTGAAACAGTCGACGCTCGAGATCCCTTGGGACAGCCACATCGTGCATCTCGCCGTCGGTGACCGACTCACCGTTCGCCAAGCGCTATATGCGACGTTGCTCGAGTCGGGGAATGACGCCGCCAATAGTCTCGCCGAATATGTGAGCGGCTCGACATCCGAGTTCGTCGACTTGATGAATGCCCGTTCGAAAGTGCTCGGGCTGACCGGCACTCAATTTAAGAATGCGCATGGTTATTCCGACCCGGAACACTTTACGACCGCGCTCGACATGGCCAAAATCACCTACGCGTTCGGCACGTACCCAGAGTTAGTTGAGATCGCCGGGACGTACGAATACGAGGCGAAGTTTGTTGATCAGGCCGGAGATTTGAAACGTCGTTGGTGGTATCATCTCGGTTCCGCCGTCAATGAGCGGAGCATCCATTATTCGGAGCTCGTCACAGCAACGAAGACCGGATACACGGATGAATCAGGCTACACGATGGTGTTCTTGATGGAACGCGACAGCAAACAATACGCCTTGGTAACGATGCAAGCCAAATCTGGCCAGACGTTCCCGACGATGCGTTCGGTTGAACAGATTGCTTTTGGCATCCCCCATGAATAA
- a CDS encoding DUF4397 domain-containing protein, which translates to MKKLMSLLGTLALAFALIVPVSADGHENAMVRVLHASPDAPAVDVYVNGEVAVEGAEFKALTDYLTLPAGDYNVEIKPAGDAETVVVAADLSIEAGKFYTAAAIGQLENIEIAAMEDDANFEDGKSKVRVAHFSPDAPAVDVAPKGGDPLFSNLEFKAVSDYGTLDAGTYDLEVRPAGATDVVKALDGVALEGGKNYTAFAIGLLEGEPAFEVLLAADGGEMAGAPETGQGGLAQTASMNWLLAAAVLGAAAAGFYVFRRQKQDA; encoded by the coding sequence ATGAAGAAATTGATGTCTTTACTTGGTACACTCGCCTTGGCGTTCGCACTCATCGTACCGGTCAGTGCAGATGGACACGAGAACGCGATGGTACGTGTACTCCACGCTTCACCTGACGCACCTGCGGTAGATGTGTATGTCAACGGTGAAGTCGCAGTCGAAGGCGCAGAGTTTAAAGCGCTCACAGACTACTTGACTCTCCCGGCTGGAGATTACAACGTGGAAATCAAGCCAGCTGGTGATGCCGAGACGGTCGTCGTTGCGGCAGACCTCTCGATCGAAGCAGGCAAGTTCTACACAGCGGCAGCAATCGGCCAACTTGAGAACATCGAGATCGCAGCGATGGAAGACGATGCGAACTTTGAAGATGGAAAATCGAAAGTCCGCGTCGCTCACTTCTCACCTGACGCACCGGCAGTCGATGTAGCCCCTAAAGGTGGCGACCCACTCTTCTCGAACCTTGAGTTCAAAGCAGTGAGTGACTACGGTACACTCGACGCTGGCACGTATGACCTCGAAGTTCGTCCAGCTGGCGCGACTGACGTCGTGAAGGCGCTTGACGGTGTTGCCCTCGAAGGCGGCAAAAACTACACGGCGTTCGCCATCGGACTCCTTGAAGGCGAACCAGCGTTTGAAGTCCTCCTCGCAGCAGACGGCGGTGAGATGGCCGGAGCTCCTGAAACAGGTCAAGGTGGCCTCGCTCAGACAGCATCAATGAACTGGTTGCTCGCAGCAGCGGTCCTTGGTGCAGCAGCAGCTGGCTTCTACGTCTTTCGTCGTCAGAAGCAAGACGCTTAA
- a CDS encoding FAD-dependent oxidoreductase, translated as MHRHPFTNSLWRQHDETVPYPRLESSVSCDIVVIGAGIAGLVTAYELQKRGKQVVLLEAAEVGRGTTGHTTAKCSVQHGAIYSKLIRTFNQETARLYYEFNEEALRYLKDQVVDGFDIDYETKDSYLYSIEGSSQLVAEREAYEQLGLAGGDATEEVKAALPLPVKQALVIRDQGQIHPVKYLHELARRFVEAGGRLHEKTRATDIISGPRPIVTTSTGRRVQANQVVVATHYPFNDIRGLYFSKFEVERSYIVACETEQSVPAGMYLSVDTPSRSFRTFQEGEKTYMLVGGEGHLSGHVTETRSRYDRLDRFAHDAFDAKKASFRWSSQDLITLDHLPYVGQMFSREPDVFVATGFAKWGMTNGIASGLLLADVLTGRENRFRELLNPLRSKLKAADVGQFLKTNLDTATQFVKGSLEKSGLLDDLQLDEGGIVQVDGKKVGAYRDLDNECHLVSTRCTHMGCTVNWNDAERSWDCPCHGSRFDTKGNVLEGPATKPLSYERKPDASKQ; from the coding sequence ATGCATCGTCATCCATTCACCAACTCTCTCTGGCGTCAACACGACGAGACCGTCCCGTACCCAAGGCTTGAGAGCTCGGTCTCGTGTGACATCGTCGTCATCGGGGCAGGAATCGCCGGCCTCGTGACGGCGTATGAACTTCAAAAGCGCGGCAAACAAGTCGTTCTGCTCGAAGCGGCTGAGGTCGGCCGGGGGACGACTGGTCATACGACCGCGAAATGTTCCGTCCAGCACGGGGCCATTTACTCAAAATTGATTCGGACGTTCAATCAAGAGACGGCCCGGCTCTATTATGAGTTCAACGAAGAGGCTCTTCGCTATCTGAAAGATCAAGTCGTGGACGGATTTGATATCGATTATGAGACGAAAGACTCTTACTTATATTCCATCGAGGGGTCGAGCCAACTCGTCGCCGAACGGGAGGCGTATGAACAGCTCGGTCTCGCTGGCGGGGACGCGACGGAGGAAGTGAAGGCGGCGCTCCCGCTCCCGGTGAAACAAGCCCTCGTCATCCGGGACCAAGGCCAAATCCATCCGGTCAAGTACTTGCATGAGCTCGCCCGTCGTTTCGTCGAAGCCGGCGGTCGACTTCATGAGAAGACGCGAGCGACCGACATCATCTCCGGGCCCCGTCCGATCGTCACGACATCGACGGGCCGCCGGGTCCAGGCGAACCAAGTCGTCGTCGCCACCCATTACCCGTTCAATGACATCCGAGGACTTTACTTCTCAAAGTTCGAGGTCGAACGTTCCTATATCGTCGCTTGCGAGACCGAGCAAAGCGTACCGGCAGGGATGTATTTGAGCGTCGATACACCGAGTCGTTCGTTCCGGACGTTCCAGGAAGGGGAGAAGACGTACATGCTCGTCGGGGGAGAGGGTCATTTGAGTGGTCACGTGACGGAGACACGCTCACGTTATGATCGACTCGATCGCTTCGCCCATGACGCGTTCGATGCGAAGAAAGCCAGCTTCCGATGGTCGTCCCAAGATTTGATTACGCTCGACCACTTGCCGTACGTTGGACAGATGTTCAGCCGGGAGCCGGATGTGTTTGTCGCGACGGGATTCGCCAAATGGGGGATGACGAACGGGATCGCCTCGGGCCTCCTCTTGGCTGATGTGTTGACCGGACGGGAAAACCGGTTTCGGGAGCTGTTAAATCCGCTCCGCTCGAAATTGAAGGCAGCTGATGTCGGTCAGTTCTTGAAGACGAACCTCGACACGGCAACTCAGTTCGTCAAAGGCTCCCTCGAAAAATCGGGATTGCTCGACGATTTGCAGCTTGATGAAGGGGGCATCGTCCAAGTCGACGGGAAAAAGGTCGGAGCCTATCGTGACCTCGACAACGAGTGCCACCTCGTCTCGACACGGTGCACGCACATGGGCTGTACCGTCAATTGGAACGACGCCGAACGTTCGTGGGATTGTCCGTGCCATGGGTCCCGGTTCGATACGAAAGGGAACGTGTTGGAGGGACCGGCGACGAAGCCGCTCTCATACGAGCGGAAACCCGATGCGTCGAAACAATAG
- a CDS encoding class F sortase, translated as MIGTLSFLMIAPVADAPDADAKLTTVGFAEPLVLAATEIDRQSFRTDTFVPKRLKIPSIDVNAVIQPVGKDRLDRMDTPTVADEVGWYRYGAKAGATGNVVLSGHLDDLRGPAIFANLGELRLGESVTLQRNKKVIEYEVVSVERYRLEDVPLASIFAATQATRLQLITCAGPYDPEHGYRDRIVVTAIAKT; from the coding sequence TTGATTGGAACGTTATCGTTCCTCATGATTGCACCGGTCGCAGATGCACCGGATGCGGACGCGAAGCTGACGACCGTCGGCTTCGCTGAACCGCTCGTCCTTGCAGCGACCGAGATCGACCGTCAATCTTTTCGCACCGACACGTTCGTCCCGAAACGACTGAAGATTCCGTCAATTGACGTCAATGCGGTCATCCAACCGGTCGGGAAAGACCGACTCGACCGGATGGATACGCCGACAGTCGCAGACGAGGTCGGATGGTATCGCTACGGGGCAAAAGCGGGTGCGACTGGCAACGTCGTGTTATCCGGTCATCTCGATGACCTCCGCGGACCGGCCATCTTCGCAAACCTTGGCGAACTGCGCCTCGGAGAATCGGTGACGCTCCAGCGTAACAAAAAGGTGATCGAATATGAGGTCGTCTCCGTCGAACGTTACCGGCTTGAAGACGTTCCGCTCGCCTCGATCTTCGCGGCGACCCAAGCGACACGGCTTCAGCTTATCACATGTGCGGGTCCTTATGACCCGGAACACGGTTATCGTGATCGAATCGTCGTCACGGCGATCGCCAAGACATGA
- a CDS encoding carboxypeptidase M32 — MELTKQWRDHFKQLRAFDEAISLLYWDMRTQMPEQSAPLRAETIGYLSTEAFKRQTSESFKSLLAEMTETENLTPIELRSVAVAKTQYERNAKIPSSEYQEYVTLVSEAETAWEKAKDQDDWHTFAPYLEKIIGFQRKFADYFGYESHPYDALLYDYEPGMTVDQLDKLFQTLRDELVPLIRQLPEPVRGLDWSMDKTVQQRLCEDWMRVVDYDLTRGRLDATVHPFEITINRRDVRITTKYDETDFRNALFGTMHEAGHATYEQQIDSDLDELGLGGGASMGIHESQSLFFENFVGRSEAFLNSVYPRLQSEHPQLQDVDFETFYAGVNEAKPSLIRIEADELTYSLHIIIRYELEKKLIQGDLSVDELPAAWNALYKEYLGVDVPSDAKGVLQDVHWAGGSFGYFPSYALGLIYAAQLTESLRNEHPDFETLVSMGTFGPIKQWLEDNVHRHGKALTPNELIKQVTGEDISVRPLIRYLTTKYQTN; from the coding sequence ATGGAACTTACAAAGCAGTGGCGTGACCATTTCAAACAATTGCGTGCCTTCGACGAGGCAATTTCTTTATTATACTGGGACATGCGCACCCAGATGCCGGAACAATCGGCACCGTTACGGGCCGAGACGATCGGCTATCTATCGACCGAGGCGTTCAAGCGCCAGACGAGTGAATCGTTCAAGTCATTGCTTGCGGAAATGACGGAGACGGAGAACTTGACACCGATCGAGTTGCGTTCGGTCGCGGTCGCCAAGACACAATACGAGCGGAACGCCAAAATCCCGTCATCGGAGTACCAAGAGTACGTGACGCTTGTCTCCGAGGCCGAGACGGCTTGGGAAAAGGCGAAAGACCAGGATGACTGGCACACGTTCGCCCCTTATTTGGAGAAAATCATCGGGTTTCAACGGAAATTCGCGGATTACTTCGGCTACGAGTCACATCCATATGATGCCTTGTTGTATGACTATGAACCGGGTATGACGGTCGACCAGCTCGATAAGTTGTTCCAGACGCTACGCGACGAGCTCGTCCCGCTCATCCGCCAGTTGCCGGAACCTGTGCGAGGGCTCGACTGGTCGATGGACAAGACCGTCCAGCAACGGCTGTGTGAGGACTGGATGCGGGTCGTCGACTATGACTTGACGCGCGGCCGTCTCGATGCAACCGTGCATCCGTTCGAGATCACGATCAACCGTCGCGATGTGCGCATCACGACGAAATATGATGAGACCGATTTCCGCAACGCCTTGTTCGGCACGATGCATGAGGCCGGACACGCGACGTATGAACAGCAAATCGACTCGGACCTCGACGAACTAGGACTCGGGGGCGGTGCCTCGATGGGGATCCATGAATCGCAGTCCCTCTTCTTTGAAAACTTTGTCGGACGGAGCGAGGCGTTTCTGAACAGTGTCTACCCGCGCCTTCAATCCGAGCATCCGCAGTTGCAGGACGTGGACTTCGAGACGTTCTATGCCGGCGTGAACGAGGCGAAACCGTCGCTTATCCGGATTGAGGCGGACGAACTGACGTACAGCCTGCATATCATCATCCGCTATGAGCTCGAAAAGAAACTCATCCAAGGCGATTTATCGGTCGACGAGTTGCCAGCGGCATGGAACGCGCTCTATAAGGAATATCTCGGTGTCGATGTGCCGAGTGACGCGAAAGGCGTCCTGCAAGACGTACACTGGGCCGGCGGGTCGTTCGGCTACTTCCCGAGCTATGCCCTCGGTCTGATTTACGCCGCTCAATTGACGGAATCACTCCGAAACGAGCATCCTGACTTCGAGACGCTCGTCAGCATGGGCACGTTCGGGCCGATTAAGCAGTGGCTCGAGGACAATGTCCACCGCCATGGGAAGGCGTTGACGCCGAACGAGCTTATCAAGCAAGTGACTGGGGAGGACATCTCGGTCCGGCCACTCATCCGTTATTTGACGACCAAATATCAAACGAACTGA
- a CDS encoding general stress protein, giving the protein MLETRIVRDMTLVDHEVNGMVSGGCVNENIYLFAKDEELTVRLAAEAGVQPYRITEKGLWESLMSKFTKNSDDRLDQLESLGLTKEMVESLESEIQAGKIVLVCDKS; this is encoded by the coding sequence ATGTTAGAAACAAGAATCGTACGGGATATGACCTTGGTCGACCATGAAGTGAACGGGATGGTGTCAGGGGGATGTGTCAACGAGAATATTTACTTATTTGCCAAAGATGAAGAATTGACGGTGCGCCTCGCCGCGGAAGCCGGCGTGCAACCATACCGCATCACTGAAAAAGGGTTATGGGAATCGCTCATGTCGAAGTTCACGAAAAACTCGGATGACCGGCTCGACCAGCTCGAGAGCCTCGGCCTGACGAAAGAGATGGTCGAATCGCTCGAGAGTGAGATTCAGGCTGGGAAGATCGTCCTCGTCTGTGACAAATCATAA
- a CDS encoding SDR family oxidoreductase, translating to MNIFMTGATGFLGGRLARELIHRGHNLCVLARTPEKVEAMFSQDERRSITVLAGDLTAPFLGADEDFITNHDRGFDLVLHMAALVKFDEELRDELFETNLTGTKQALALAKALHCPRFFHVSTAYTLGARENGDETLYATDQTFHNPYEESKAHAEQAVWDARHDLAVSIFRPAIIVGDSKTGEADSKFTMYGYMRLSRCSNADSNGKVPLTARSVSLALRRARRTSSRSIMWPTCCWLPSNMLVRTRSTTSRMMPRHVTRRCSST from the coding sequence GTGAATATTTTTATGACCGGTGCGACCGGATTTTTAGGGGGGCGGCTTGCCCGCGAGCTGATTCATCGAGGCCATAACCTGTGCGTCCTCGCCCGCACGCCTGAAAAAGTGGAGGCGATGTTCTCGCAGGACGAACGCCGCTCGATTACAGTGCTGGCCGGGGATTTGACGGCCCCATTCCTTGGAGCGGACGAGGATTTTATCACAAACCATGACCGCGGCTTCGACCTGGTGCTCCACATGGCCGCGCTCGTCAAATTTGATGAGGAACTCCGCGACGAGCTGTTCGAGACGAACTTGACCGGGACGAAACAAGCGCTCGCGCTCGCAAAGGCGCTACACTGCCCCCGCTTCTTCCACGTCAGCACGGCCTATACGCTTGGCGCACGTGAGAACGGAGACGAGACGCTGTATGCGACCGACCAAACGTTCCACAACCCCTACGAGGAGAGTAAGGCACACGCCGAACAAGCCGTCTGGGATGCACGTCATGACTTGGCCGTCTCTATCTTCCGGCCCGCCATCATCGTCGGCGACTCGAAGACCGGCGAGGCCGACTCGAAGTTCACCATGTACGGCTATATGCGTCTCTCGAGGTGTTCAAACGCCGACTCGAACGGAAAGGTGCCCCTGACGGCCCGATCCGTCTCCTTGGCTCTGAGACGGGCACGTCGAACCTCGTCCCGGTCGATTATGTGGCCGACGTGTTGCTGGCTGCCATCGAACATGCTCGTCCGAACACGATCTACAACGTCACGAATGATGCCCCGCCACGTAACGAGACGATGCTCGAGTACATGA
- a CDS encoding GTP pyrophosphokinase, with the protein MPRQDMNTIMLDYMNEKEDYEAFAAKLKSLLSELLNDAGIQFHSIVARAKEAESLYAKLSRKPYQYRSLRDVQDLAGIRIVTYFHDDVRAVAQILEDEFRIDREQSIDKSTLLDPNEFGYLSVHYVVGLNDKRLALGEYRRFEEKEAEIQVRSILQHAWAEIEHDLGYKNPNAVPPEIKRSFSRVAGLLEIADSEFVNIRKQLRTFEQETVERIVESPDKVSITRDNLNYYIANDVTVEKLDNAIFQSDWLLDTDLSTIIELTRMFHYAEIRTFQDLSDTLDRYFNRAIQCATLLPSSLLPRQGMGVVYAVLAKLLAEGDDQQIEFFFRRFYPDLKHYDEVIQELRIREEPS; encoded by the coding sequence ATGCCGAGACAGGATATGAATACGATCATGCTCGACTATATGAATGAAAAAGAGGATTACGAGGCGTTTGCCGCCAAGCTGAAGTCGCTCCTCAGCGAGCTATTGAACGACGCCGGGATCCAGTTCCATTCGATCGTCGCCCGGGCCAAGGAAGCGGAGAGTCTTTATGCCAAACTGTCCCGTAAACCGTACCAATATCGGTCGTTGCGCGACGTGCAAGATTTGGCGGGGATTCGGATCGTGACCTATTTCCACGACGACGTCCGGGCCGTGGCCCAGATCCTTGAGGACGAGTTCCGAATCGACCGCGAACAGTCGATCGATAAATCCACTCTGCTCGATCCGAACGAGTTCGGTTACCTCTCGGTCCATTATGTCGTCGGTTTAAACGACAAACGGCTCGCCCTAGGCGAGTATCGCCGGTTCGAGGAAAAAGAGGCCGAGATTCAAGTCCGGTCCATCTTGCAACATGCCTGGGCCGAGATTGAGCACGACCTCGGCTATAAAAACCCAAACGCTGTCCCACCGGAGATTAAACGCAGTTTCAGCCGTGTCGCGGGACTCCTCGAGATCGCCGACTCCGAGTTCGTCAATATCCGCAAACAGTTGCGGACGTTCGAACAAGAGACGGTCGAACGCATCGTCGAGTCGCCGGACAAGGTGAGTATCACCCGGGACAACTTGAACTATTATATCGCCAACGATGTCACCGTCGAGAAGCTCGATAACGCCATCTTCCAAAGTGATTGGTTGCTCGACACCGACCTGTCGACGATCATCGAGCTGACACGCATGTTCCATTATGCCGAGATTCGGACGTTCCAGGACTTGAGCGACACGCTCGATCGTTACTTCAACCGGGCCATCCAATGTGCGACGCTCTTGCCATCGTCATTGTTACCCCGTCAAGGGATGGGCGTCGTCTATGCCGTGCTTGCCAAGTTGCTCGCCGAAGGGGATGACCAACAGATCGAGTTCTTCTTCCGCCGCTTCTATCCGGACTTGAAGCATTATGATGAAGTCATCCAAGAACTTCGCATCCGAGAAGAGCCATCATAA
- a CDS encoding MarR family winged helix-turn-helix transcriptional regulator: MTTPVQTASRRQLVADAERGIRMNYRGVKKNLRSMFSQYLTRNEFFILRSLCQNSPQIASALSNEFQFSASMITALADELTKKGLISRERSERDRRVVELQATEEGRALFETLEDMKIEYLMDVFEDFSDDELILLSKLLDRMDA, translated from the coding sequence ATGACAACACCTGTACAAACAGCATCCCGCCGACAGCTCGTCGCTGATGCTGAGCGAGGGATTCGCATGAACTATCGCGGAGTGAAAAAAAACCTCCGGTCGATGTTCTCACAATACTTGACGCGAAACGAATTCTTCATCCTTCGGTCGCTATGTCAAAATAGTCCTCAAATCGCCTCTGCCCTATCGAACGAGTTTCAGTTCTCGGCTTCGATGATCACGGCACTCGCGGATGAGCTCACAAAAAAAGGATTGATTTCACGCGAACGCAGCGAACGCGATCGTCGCGTTGTCGAATTGCAAGCGACTGAAGAAGGTCGTGCCTTGTTCGAGACGTTAGAAGACATGAAAATCGAGTACTTGATGGACGTGTTCGAAGACTTTTCAGATGACGAATTGATTCTTCTATCAAAACTGCTTGATCGGATGGACGCATAA
- the putP gene encoding sodium/proline symporter PutP, which yields MLWQEWVSIALYLVMMLLIGYVAYKRTTDSSDYMLGGRKMGPGVTAMSAGASDMSGWMLMGLPGAMYATGLSAIWLAVGLVIGAYLNYLLVAPRLRVFTEMANDSITIPDFLENRFRDHSNWLRILSASVIIIFFTFYTSAGLVSGGKLFASSFGLDYQTGVIVTISVVILYTLFGGFTAVSWTDFAQGVIMFLALVLVPIVALTDVGGVSNAVNTATTLNTDLFDLFKGTSTLGIIGLLAWGLGYFGQPHIIVRFMAIRDVKSLKTARRIGMGWMTVSIIGAVMTGLVGIAYFRGQGNALADPETVFIRFSEVLFHPFITGFLLAAILAAVMSTVSSQLLVTSSALTEDFYRKFFNKEASEKTMVLAGRIGVLTVGVVATLMSLSPSSTILTLVGYAWAGFGSAFGPAILLSLYWNKMTRQGALAGILVGAITVILWIVTGLSSVIYEMVPGFFLSMLAIVLVSTFTSQREQKRINREFSEMEAELAVAKKE from the coding sequence ATGTTATGGCAAGAATGGGTATCCATCGCGCTTTACCTCGTGATGATGCTCCTCATCGGATACGTCGCTTATAAACGGACGACCGATTCATCAGATTATATGTTAGGTGGCCGCAAAATGGGGCCAGGTGTTACCGCCATGTCAGCCGGAGCTTCGGATATGAGTGGATGGATGTTAATGGGACTTCCGGGGGCAATGTATGCCACGGGATTATCAGCGATTTGGTTAGCCGTTGGATTGGTCATCGGAGCTTACTTGAACTACTTGTTAGTCGCTCCCCGTCTACGCGTCTTCACGGAGATGGCAAATGACTCGATCACGATTCCTGACTTTTTAGAGAATCGGTTCCGAGATCACTCGAACTGGCTACGGATCCTGTCTGCATCCGTCATCATCATCTTCTTCACGTTCTACACGTCAGCCGGACTTGTGTCGGGCGGGAAGTTGTTTGCAAGCTCGTTCGGGCTTGACTATCAGACAGGTGTCATCGTGACGATTAGTGTCGTCATTCTTTACACGCTCTTCGGCGGCTTCACAGCTGTCAGCTGGACAGACTTTGCGCAAGGCGTCATCATGTTCCTCGCGCTCGTCCTCGTCCCAATCGTCGCCTTGACTGACGTCGGTGGCGTTTCAAACGCCGTCAACACGGCAACGACGCTCAACACCGACTTGTTCGATCTCTTTAAAGGGACGTCGACGCTAGGGATTATCGGTCTCCTCGCTTGGGGACTCGGTTACTTCGGTCAACCGCACATCATCGTCCGCTTTATGGCAATCCGCGATGTAAAATCATTGAAGACGGCTCGCCGAATCGGTATGGGCTGGATGACAGTCTCAATCATCGGTGCTGTCATGACCGGCCTGGTCGGGATTGCCTACTTCCGTGGTCAAGGGAACGCCCTGGCTGACCCAGAGACGGTGTTCATTCGCTTCTCAGAAGTATTGTTCCACCCGTTCATCACTGGATTCTTGCTAGCTGCGATCTTAGCAGCGGTCATGTCGACGGTCTCGTCACAGCTTCTCGTAACTTCATCGGCATTGACAGAAGACTTCTATCGCAAGTTCTTCAATAAAGAAGCAAGTGAGAAAACGATGGTCCTCGCCGGTCGAATCGGTGTCTTGACCGTCGGAGTTGTCGCGACTCTCATGTCGCTCAGCCCATCGAGCACGATTTTGACGCTCGTCGGCTATGCGTGGGCCGGATTCGGTTCTGCCTTCGGTCCAGCGATTCTCTTGTCGCTCTACTGGAACAAGATGACGCGTCAAGGTGCACTTGCCGGTATTCTCGTCGGTGCCATCACGGTCATCCTTTGGATCGTGACTGGGCTCTCGAGCGTGATCTATGAAATGGTGCCAGGCTTCTTCCTCAGTATGCTTGCCATCGTGCTCGTCAGCACGTTCACGAGTCAACGTGAGCAGAAACGCATCAACCGTGAATTCAGTGAAATGGAAGCTGAACTCGCCGTTGCGAAAAAAGAATAA